The following coding sequences are from one Parabacteroides pacaensis window:
- a CDS encoding GAF domain-containing protein — MAENLVISTGSKEEKYKVLLPQIKALLEGETDLIANMANVAAMIKSTFGFFWVGFYRLQEEMLVLGPFQGPIACTRIRYGKGVCGTAWRDAVTVIVPNVDDFPGHIACNSASKSEIVVPIFRKELVIGVLDIDSDQLNTFDETDARYLEKICRLLGEE; from the coding sequence ATGGCAGAGAATTTGGTCATAAGCACAGGCAGTAAAGAAGAAAAATATAAAGTACTTCTTCCCCAGATAAAAGCTTTGCTGGAAGGAGAAACCGATTTAATAGCCAATATGGCTAATGTGGCAGCTATGATAAAGTCTACCTTTGGTTTTTTCTGGGTCGGTTTTTACAGATTACAGGAAGAGATGCTGGTATTGGGGCCTTTTCAAGGTCCCATAGCTTGTACGCGTATCCGGTACGGGAAAGGAGTATGCGGCACGGCATGGAGAGATGCTGTTACGGTGATCGTTCCGAATGTAGACGATTTTCCGGGACATATTGCCTGCAATTCAGCTTCCAAATCGGAAATCGTAGTACCTATCTTCCGGAAAGAGTTAGTAATAGGAGTGCTGGATATCGATAGCGACCAATTGAATACTTTTGATGAAACAGATGCCCGCTATTTAGAGAAAATCTGCCGTTTACTGGGAGAAGAGTAA